A window of the Xenopus laevis strain J_2021 chromosome 9_10L, Xenopus_laevis_v10.1, whole genome shotgun sequence genome harbors these coding sequences:
- the faap100.L gene encoding uncharacterized protein LOC414454 isoform X4 — MKCEACTMPSVQYLSGFHCPGGGLVAHRAQLIPWKGHVYVSSGKFVYDYNMEKKCILAVYKFAAEIWHIELDTNNHQLYVLCGQSGIYLLQWDEKKRLLKEPTSATSTGGVNTFSIGVEFYYLQDSSICYFTVCHEVLVAVSMCQNKWRIRLFDIKLPYHKGTYSSAIREMEISVKPAPGCRDICERNDLLPVLLCISLWQDKGLPVVTHNFAMESSLFRFLFGIDLTMVNSPVVICGFPDGQVVFFPLKTVPCHRRDFMETQTESLTPLPLLYHLEQPVVFIAATKTQLLNGEKDLQTNCAAKLYCDCILFLGQGGLMVTLAAGEKTEGAACEFREYHLKAPVNSALCSGFNLYYSTGSDIQCVTIPQPGPDLHKCMLSSSSYSIPLIRAISQVSCCSEGDKEFLALSDKGKLMLFILKPSEDTTQRAGLSYSEAGQRIKELLSQIASVSEKASPLKSLIEQKNRSLLKINQVSQAVLSNRGADMPVCCKVKVSWTCRLQQDCLFASCILENKTDFSLESGWHMCIHLSTSDSNSGTTYSFSVTNLQPEETMEFIFPLVTEKSENLEFPFKIAFTLVYHLQELAENSLKYSESSLLSRTQSSICLTLQEQIIDILQCLRPKLHTGQSFPSTSCWMSPLDPVEALLRNSGGDECKHGHPCLSEAICNAENNYAVPLMMSVRVPSVILNQALKNEYSDASLCRVLLHWLLSAELPLSQNPVEMHGMTLAGREIRLRVVEVSVSDLCPISAIEVQIITPHFHALACLHLAVISRLQILALKYNQYGCNCPKINLNSIQQQFIAREGCPSEHRTDHLLSPLILQKGN; from the exons GCTGTGTACAAATTCGCTGCAGAAATATGGCACATTGAACTAGACACAAATAATCACCAACTTTATGTACTTTGTGGCCAGAGTGGAATCTACCTCCTGCAGTGGGATGAAAAAAAGAG gttgttGAAGGAACCAACATCTGCCACAAGCACAGGAGGTGTAAACACCTTTTCTATAGGAGTGGAATTCTACTACCTGCAGGACTCTTCAATCTGTTATTTTACAGTCTGCCATGAAGTCTTAGTTGCTGTATCCATGTGCCAGAATAAATGGAGAATTAGACTATTTGACATAAAATTACCTTATCATAAAGGCACTTATTCATCAGCAATCAGAGAGATGGAGATCTCTGTGAAACCTGCACCTGGATGCAGAGACATATGTGAAAGAAATGATCTTCTTCCAGTTCTGCTTTGTATCTCTCTCTGGCAAGACAAGGGTTTACCTGTAGTTACCCATAACTTTGCAATGGAGTCTTCATTATTCAGGTTCCTCTTTGGAATTGATTTGACCATGGTAAATTCCCCAGTGGTTATCTGTGGTTTCCCAGATGGGCAGGTTGTATTTTTTCCACTGAAGACTGTTCCTTGCCACAGAAGAGACTTTATGGAGACCCAAACCGAGTCTTTAACTCCTTTACCACTACTTTATCATCTAGAGCAGCCTGTTGTTTTTATTGCTGCTACAAAAACACAATTATTGAATGGCGAGAAGGATCTTCAGACTAATTGTGCTGCCAAACTATACTGTGACTGCATATTGTTTCTGGGCCAGGGAGGTCTGATGGTTACATTAGCTGCTGGAGAAAAAACAGAAGGGGCAGCATGTGAATTTAGAGAGTATCATCTGAAAGCTCCTGTGAATTCAGCTCTGTGTTCTGGTTTCAACTTGTATTATAGCACCGGCTCTGATATCCAGTGTGTTACCATACCCCAGCCAGGACCAGATCTACACAAGTGCATGCTTTCTTCTTCCAGCTATAGCATTCCTTTAATCAGAGCAATATCTCAGGTTTCTTGCTGCTCAGAAG GGGATAAGGAGTTTTTGGCGCTTTCTGACAAAGGAAAGCTCATGCTTTTCATTTTGAAACCGAGTGAGGACACCACACAGAGAGCTGGACTTTCATACTCTGAAGCAGGACAAAGGATCAAAGAGTTGCTCTCCCAAATCGCTTCAGTCTCAGAAAA GGCCTCACCACTGAAGTCTCTTATAGAGCAGAAAAACCGCTCCTTACTAAAGATAAATCAAGTGAGCCAGGCCGTGCTGTCCAACCGGGGTGCTGACATGCCTGTGTGCTGTAAAGTGAAGGTGTCATGGACTTGCAGACTCCAGCAGGATTGTTTGTTTGCATCATGCATCCTAGAGAATAAGACTGACTTTAGCTTAGAAAGTGGGTGGCACATGTGTATTCATCTAAGCACCAGTGACTCAAACTCTGGTACCACATACTCTTTTTCAGTCACAAACCTACAACCAGAAGAGACTATggagtttatttttcctttagtgACAGAGAAAAGTGAAAATTTGGAATTTCCTTTTAAAATTGCCTTTACTTTGGTTTACCATTTACAGGAACTTGCTGAAAACTCTTTAAAATATTCAGAGTCTTCTTTATTGTCTCGTACACAGTctagcatttgcttaactctgcAAGAACAGATCATTGACATTTTGCAGTGCCTTCGTCCTAAGTTACACACTGGACAATCTTTTCCTTCCACCTCTTGTTGGATGTCTCCCTTGGATCCAGTGGAGGCATTGTTGAGGAACTCTGGTGGAGATGAGTGCAAGCATGGGCATCCATGCCTCTCTGAGGCTATCTGTAATGCAGAAAATAATTATGCAGTACCATTGATGATGTCTGTGAGAGTGCCATCAGTGATCCTGAATCAGGCTTTAAAGAATGAATACTCTG ATGCCTCACTTTGCAGGGTATTGCTTCACTGGCTTCTGTCCGCAGAGTTGCCATTATCCCAGAATCCAGTAGAAATGCATGGCATGACCCTGGCTGGAAGAGAAATTAGGCTGCGAGTTGTGGAG GTGTCTGTGAGTGACCTGTGCCCTATCTCAGCAATTGAAGTCCAGATAATAACTCCGCATTTTCATGCTCTGGCATGTTTGCATTTGGCAGTGATCAGTCGCCTTCAG ATCTTGGCATTGAAATATAACCAGTATGGCTGCAACTgcccaaaaataaatttgaatagcATCCAGCAACAGTTTATTGCCAGGGAG ggctgcccttcagagcacaGAACAGACCATCTGCTCTCTCCTCTTATATTACAAAAAGGAAACTGA
- the faap100.L gene encoding uncharacterized protein LOC414454 produces the protein MEKKCILAVYKFAAEIWHIELDTNNHQLYVLCGQSGIYLLQWDEKKRLLKEPTSATSTGGVNTFSIGVEFYYLQDSSICYFTVCHEVLVAVSMCQNKWRIRLFDIKLPYHKGTYSSAIREMEISVKPAPGCRDICERNDLLPVLLCISLWQDKGLPVVTHNFAMESSLFRFLFGIDLTMVNSPVVICGFPDGQVVFFPLKTVPCHRRDFMETQTESLTPLPLLYHLEQPVVFIAATKTQLLNGEKDLQTNCAAKLYCDCILFLGQGGLMVTLAAGEKTEGAACEFREYHLKAPVNSALCSGFNLYYSTGSDIQCVTIPQPGPDLHKCMLSSSSYSIPLIRAISQVSCCSEGDKEFLALSDKGKLMLFILKPSEDTTQRAGLSYSEAGQRIKELLSQIASVSEKASPLKSLIEQKNRSLLKINQVSQAVLSNRGADMPVCCKVKVSWTCRLQQDCLFASCILENKTDFSLESGWHMCIHLSTSDSNSGTTYSFSVTNLQPEETMEFIFPLVTEKSENLEFPFKIAFTLVYHLQELAENSLKYSESSLLSRTQSSICLTLQEQIIDILQCLRPKLHTGQSFPSTSCWMSPLDPVEALLRNSGGDECKHGHPCLSEAICNAENNYAVPLMMSVRVPSVILNQALKNEYSDASLCRVLLHWLLSAELPLSQNPVEMHGMTLAGREIRLRVVEVSVSDLCPISAIEVQIITPHFHALACLHLAVISRLQILALKYNQYGCNCPKINLNSIQQQFIARESLLKELKSLRDSLCVRKDLSLESSTKKRLLNLYKELRDPGLLLL, from the exons GCTGTGTACAAATTCGCTGCAGAAATATGGCACATTGAACTAGACACAAATAATCACCAACTTTATGTACTTTGTGGCCAGAGTGGAATCTACCTCCTGCAGTGGGATGAAAAAAAGAG gttgttGAAGGAACCAACATCTGCCACAAGCACAGGAGGTGTAAACACCTTTTCTATAGGAGTGGAATTCTACTACCTGCAGGACTCTTCAATCTGTTATTTTACAGTCTGCCATGAAGTCTTAGTTGCTGTATCCATGTGCCAGAATAAATGGAGAATTAGACTATTTGACATAAAATTACCTTATCATAAAGGCACTTATTCATCAGCAATCAGAGAGATGGAGATCTCTGTGAAACCTGCACCTGGATGCAGAGACATATGTGAAAGAAATGATCTTCTTCCAGTTCTGCTTTGTATCTCTCTCTGGCAAGACAAGGGTTTACCTGTAGTTACCCATAACTTTGCAATGGAGTCTTCATTATTCAGGTTCCTCTTTGGAATTGATTTGACCATGGTAAATTCCCCAGTGGTTATCTGTGGTTTCCCAGATGGGCAGGTTGTATTTTTTCCACTGAAGACTGTTCCTTGCCACAGAAGAGACTTTATGGAGACCCAAACCGAGTCTTTAACTCCTTTACCACTACTTTATCATCTAGAGCAGCCTGTTGTTTTTATTGCTGCTACAAAAACACAATTATTGAATGGCGAGAAGGATCTTCAGACTAATTGTGCTGCCAAACTATACTGTGACTGCATATTGTTTCTGGGCCAGGGAGGTCTGATGGTTACATTAGCTGCTGGAGAAAAAACAGAAGGGGCAGCATGTGAATTTAGAGAGTATCATCTGAAAGCTCCTGTGAATTCAGCTCTGTGTTCTGGTTTCAACTTGTATTATAGCACCGGCTCTGATATCCAGTGTGTTACCATACCCCAGCCAGGACCAGATCTACACAAGTGCATGCTTTCTTCTTCCAGCTATAGCATTCCTTTAATCAGAGCAATATCTCAGGTTTCTTGCTGCTCAGAAG GGGATAAGGAGTTTTTGGCGCTTTCTGACAAAGGAAAGCTCATGCTTTTCATTTTGAAACCGAGTGAGGACACCACACAGAGAGCTGGACTTTCATACTCTGAAGCAGGACAAAGGATCAAAGAGTTGCTCTCCCAAATCGCTTCAGTCTCAGAAAA GGCCTCACCACTGAAGTCTCTTATAGAGCAGAAAAACCGCTCCTTACTAAAGATAAATCAAGTGAGCCAGGCCGTGCTGTCCAACCGGGGTGCTGACATGCCTGTGTGCTGTAAAGTGAAGGTGTCATGGACTTGCAGACTCCAGCAGGATTGTTTGTTTGCATCATGCATCCTAGAGAATAAGACTGACTTTAGCTTAGAAAGTGGGTGGCACATGTGTATTCATCTAAGCACCAGTGACTCAAACTCTGGTACCACATACTCTTTTTCAGTCACAAACCTACAACCAGAAGAGACTATggagtttatttttcctttagtgACAGAGAAAAGTGAAAATTTGGAATTTCCTTTTAAAATTGCCTTTACTTTGGTTTACCATTTACAGGAACTTGCTGAAAACTCTTTAAAATATTCAGAGTCTTCTTTATTGTCTCGTACACAGTctagcatttgcttaactctgcAAGAACAGATCATTGACATTTTGCAGTGCCTTCGTCCTAAGTTACACACTGGACAATCTTTTCCTTCCACCTCTTGTTGGATGTCTCCCTTGGATCCAGTGGAGGCATTGTTGAGGAACTCTGGTGGAGATGAGTGCAAGCATGGGCATCCATGCCTCTCTGAGGCTATCTGTAATGCAGAAAATAATTATGCAGTACCATTGATGATGTCTGTGAGAGTGCCATCAGTGATCCTGAATCAGGCTTTAAAGAATGAATACTCTG ATGCCTCACTTTGCAGGGTATTGCTTCACTGGCTTCTGTCCGCAGAGTTGCCATTATCCCAGAATCCAGTAGAAATGCATGGCATGACCCTGGCTGGAAGAGAAATTAGGCTGCGAGTTGTGGAG GTGTCTGTGAGTGACCTGTGCCCTATCTCAGCAATTGAAGTCCAGATAATAACTCCGCATTTTCATGCTCTGGCATGTTTGCATTTGGCAGTGATCAGTCGCCTTCAG ATCTTGGCATTGAAATATAACCAGTATGGCTGCAACTgcccaaaaataaatttgaatagcATCCAGCAACAGTTTATTGCCAGGGAG